One Helicobacter ganmani genomic region harbors:
- a CDS encoding CZB domain-containing protein: protein MDVRQNSANVLDTTFIGLVKLDHLLFKMNAYKAIVDNNQELHLADHHDCRLGKWYEQGNGKEMFSRLPNYSNLESPHANVHNSFKNGVDLFKNKGLDANEEILSLFEAGEAASDDVVDILDKLLEEKISDRNNGTQR from the coding sequence ATGGATGTGCGCCAAAATTCTGCAAATGTATTAGATACCACATTTATCGGGCTTGTTAAATTAGACCATTTGCTCTTTAAAATGAATGCTTATAAAGCCATTGTGGATAATAATCAAGAATTGCATTTAGCCGATCATCACGATTGCAGACTTGGAAAATGGTATGAACAAGGAAATGGCAAAGAAATGTTTAGCAGATTGCCAAATTATAGCAACTTAGAATCTCCACATGCAAATGTGCATAATTCCTTTAAAAATGGGGTAGATTTATTCAAAAATAAAGGCTTAGACGCAAATGAAGAAATTTTATCCTTGTTTGAGGCGGGAGAAGCAGCTTCCGATGATGTGGTAGATATTTTAGATAAACTCTTAGAAGAAAAAATCTCTGATAGAAATAATGGAACACAACGTTAG
- a CDS encoding flagellar FLiS export co-chaperone, producing the protein MLSSVNPYGIGNIYPNSQVGAIKPQDSEKVESQKAQEMQELPNLSQTALEIRKFSDGVKGANEMIGAMQIADITLNGLGNQIKSSGENITQLDNTAKAAQFKGESLFGKELTLTLAGESVSLSLPLPSQIQGSISESLTNKHNEIMQKMGKISDLIEKASLPIGAPTTQEFDFENFDPNTLKSLFG; encoded by the coding sequence ATGCTATCTTCAGTAAATCCTTATGGAATAGGAAATATTTATCCAAATTCTCAAGTGGGTGCTATCAAGCCACAAGATTCGGAAAAAGTAGAATCTCAAAAAGCGCAAGAGATGCAAGAATTGCCTAATTTATCGCAAACTGCTTTAGAGATTCGTAAGTTTAGTGATGGTGTCAAAGGCGCAAATGAAATGATTGGTGCAATGCAGATTGCGGATATTACATTAAATGGGTTAGGAAATCAAATAAAAAGTAGTGGAGAAAATATAACACAATTAGATAATACCGCTAAAGCTGCTCAATTTAAAGGGGAGTCTCTCTTTGGAAAGGAATTGACTTTGACTCTTGCAGGAGAAAGTGTTTCACTCTCTCTTCCATTGCCAAGCCAAATTCAAGGCTCTATCAGTGAAAGTCTGACAAATAAGCATAATGAGATTATGCAAAAAATGGGAAAAATTAGTGATTTGATTGAAAAAGCAAGTTTGCCGATTGGTGCTCCCACTACTCAAGAATTTGACTTTGAAAATTTTGACCCCAATACATTAAAAAGCTTGTTCGGGTAA
- a CDS encoding ABC transporter permease, with the protein MQSSPTAPTQNAKLISFLVRRYLRFNKAQPFISVTAILAFLGVCIGVMVLIVAMALMNGFDKEFERKLFIMNYPITAISSGFEAINSSVLEEMESRFKHLRFSPFVQMQAISKRGARMEGAMIFGVDFERESKLNPIFQTAFEKTQKAHQQNFGLPYEANTFDIIVGKTLQQQYGLQLNSKLLLIFTHLTPTAMSLTPTMKHFNVAGIFDSGLIAYDKGYIYTNLESLQTIKELPYNVYDGIHIYSDDARKDILALQKHYPQIHFVGWWEQNGNFFAALALEKRALFIVLMLIILVASLNIISSLLMTVMSRRKEIALLLTMGVSATEIKKTFLYLGNFIGISGILVGGILAAIILILLSSFPIISLPADVYGSDKLPLELSLMDLGLILIGSFGIVFSSSYYPAKKATQIDPLQVLRNE; encoded by the coding sequence ATGCAATCTTCACCTACTGCTCCCACACAGAATGCTAAACTGATTTCTTTTTTGGTGCGTCGCTATTTGCGATTCAATAAGGCGCAACCTTTTATTTCTGTTACCGCAATTTTAGCTTTTTTGGGTGTATGTATTGGTGTGATGGTGCTAATTGTTGCAATGGCATTGATGAATGGATTTGATAAGGAATTTGAGCGCAAATTATTCATTATGAATTATCCTATTACTGCCATAAGTAGCGGATTTGAAGCAATAAACTCTTCTGTGCTAGAGGAAATGGAATCACGCTTTAAACATCTAAGATTCAGTCCCTTTGTGCAAATGCAGGCAATCTCCAAAAGAGGAGCAAGAATGGAAGGCGCAATGATATTTGGTGTGGATTTTGAGCGCGAAAGCAAGCTTAATCCCATTTTCCAAACGGCGTTTGAAAAGACACAAAAAGCCCATCAACAAAATTTTGGCTTGCCTTATGAGGCGAATACATTTGACATTATTGTAGGCAAAACCCTGCAACAACAATATGGCTTGCAGTTAAACTCTAAGCTTCTCTTAATTTTTACGCATTTAACTCCCACAGCAATGAGCCTTACTCCCACAATGAAACATTTTAATGTTGCAGGTATTTTTGATTCTGGATTGATTGCCTATGATAAGGGTTATATTTACACCAATTTAGAATCCCTACAAACAATCAAAGAACTGCCTTATAATGTTTATGATGGAATCCATATTTATTCTGACGATGCACGCAAAGACATTCTTGCCCTACAAAAACATTATCCACAAATTCATTTCGTGGGTTGGTGGGAGCAAAATGGCAATTTCTTCGCAGCTCTTGCTCTAGAAAAACGCGCACTCTTTATCGTGCTTATGTTGATTATTCTTGTCGCTTCGCTCAATATTATTAGTTCGCTTTTGATGACTGTAATGAGTCGGCGCAAAGAAATTGCCTTGCTTCTCACAATGGGTGTAAGTGCAACCGAAATTAAAAAGACTTTTTTGTATTTGGGAAATTTTATTGGCATTAGTGGGATTCTTGTCGGTGGAATCTTGGCAGCTATCATTCTTATATTACTTTCTTCCTTTCCCATTATTTCATTACCAGCAGATGTTTATGGTAGCGACAAATTACCTTTGGAATTGTCTTTAATGGACTTGGGACTAATTCTCATTGGTTCTTTTGGAATCGTTTTTTCCTCTTCTTATTATCCTGCAAAAAAAGCAACACAAATTGACCCCTTGCAAGTTTTGCGCAATGAATAA
- a CDS encoding SPASM domain-containing protein, with protein sequence MPLNLFSKIIREIQPYTKLCALHILGDPLTLHNLKSYLDSAQDLRIEITTSGFYLTPQNTALLLNHPNIHQINFSLTSALYQKNKVNLDSYLTPILDFCATHQHLQSEKFINLRLWNLNATLSAPSKNTEIYQALQDFFHLDLIAPTKTRLAYKIHLVGAPFFQWADEKAPPQHKEGFCYGASEQLGILCNGVVVPCCFDTKGEIPLGNLNSQSLNEILHTPRIESLILGFKEGKRIESLCQNCSYLPQPTQQ encoded by the coding sequence ATGCCTTTAAACCTTTTTAGCAAGATTATTAGAGAGATTCAACCTTACACCAAGCTTTGCGCCCTGCATATTTTAGGTGACCCCTTAACGCTCCACAATCTTAAAAGTTATTTGGATTCCGCTCAAGATTTAAGGATTGAAATCACGACAAGCGGATTTTACTTAACACCCCAAAATACCGCCCTACTGCTAAACCACCCCAATATCCACCAAATCAACTTCTCCCTAACAAGCGCACTTTACCAAAAAAACAAAGTAAATTTGGATTCCTATCTCACACCCATTTTAGACTTTTGCGCAACACACCAACACCTTCAAAGCGAGAAATTCATTAACCTGCGCCTTTGGAATCTAAATGCAACCTTAAGCGCACCTAGCAAAAATACAGAAATCTATCAAGCATTACAGGACTTCTTTCACCTTGATTTGATTGCCCCCACCAAAACGCGCCTTGCTTACAAGATTCATCTTGTGGGTGCGCCCTTTTTTCAATGGGCGGACGAAAAAGCACCACCGCAACACAAAGAGGGATTCTGCTATGGTGCGAGTGAGCAATTAGGAATCCTCTGTAATGGCGTTGTTGTGCCTTGCTGCTTTGACACCAAAGGAGAGATTCCTCTAGGCAATCTTAACTCCCAAAGTTTAAACGAGATTCTACACACACCGCGCATAGAATCCCTCATTCTTGGCTTTAAAGAAGGGAAACGCATAGAATCTCTGTGTCAAAACTGCTCTTATCTGCCACAACCCACACAGCAATAA
- the secA gene encoding preprotein translocase subunit SecA yields MILTLVKKIFSSKNDRLIRHYRKEIRKINSLEESYQKLSDEDLKAAFLQLKIQVQEAQDSKKALEEVLYDSFAITREASKRVLKLRHFDVQLIGGIVLHEGKIAEMKTGEGKTLVATLPVCLNAMVGKSVHIVTVNDYLAQRDAELMRPLYEFLGYSVGVIVSGNYDDNDRLQQYSSDIVYGTNNEFGFDYLRDNMKYDFHQKVQKTHHFAIVDEVDSILIDEARTPLIISGPANRTLDNYKAANVVALKLEEEKHYTLDEKNRTILLTEEGVNEAEKLFGVDNLYSIENAILAHHLDQALKANKLFKKDKDYVVREGEVVIVDEFTGRLSEGRRFSEGLHQALEAKEGVQIKEESQTLADITYQNYFRLYEKLAGMTGTAQTEASEFLQIYNLEVVSIPTNVPILRQDLNDLIYKTEAEKFKALVAKIIELHQKGQPILVGTASIEKSEKIHELLQKERIPHSVLNAKQHAKEAEIIKDAGRKGAVTIATNMAGRGVDIKINDEVRSLGGLYIIGTERHESRRIDNQLRGRSGRQGDPGTSQFYLSLEDPLLRIFGSDKIKNIMDKLGLDEGEHIESHLVTRSVENAQKKVESMHFEARKHLLEYDDVANEQRKAIYRVRDEMLDPNHNISHKIIENRQEAIAMLLQKCEVFSEEDDLGLLCAQAQEDFNALLNQDSLKEYYKINHNFEGYIEEILSHDYEEKMQILDEKTRNEIEKLVYLQTLDNLWREHLYVMDNLKTGIGLRGYNQKDPLVEYKKESYNLFLELAAQIKYTAIKMLQKVQLKPAVKENEKEAELARQKLTNSTEGATFGNTKTKPVRNEPCPCGSGKKYKDCCGKSGPKSGALAKHKES; encoded by the coding sequence ATGATACTCACCCTTGTAAAGAAAATTTTTAGCAGCAAAAATGACAGATTAATTCGTCATTATCGCAAAGAGATTCGCAAAATCAACTCCCTAGAAGAAAGCTATCAAAAACTAAGTGATGAGGATTTAAAAGCAGCTTTTTTGCAGCTAAAAATTCAAGTTCAAGAAGCACAAGATTCCAAAAAAGCCCTTGAAGAAGTGCTTTATGATTCGTTTGCAATCACAAGAGAAGCAAGCAAAAGAGTTTTAAAACTGCGCCATTTTGATGTCCAACTCATCGGTGGAATAGTGCTACACGAGGGTAAAATTGCAGAAATGAAAACGGGTGAGGGAAAAACTCTCGTCGCCACGCTTCCCGTTTGTTTAAACGCTATGGTTGGCAAAAGTGTGCATATCGTAACAGTCAATGATTATCTTGCACAAAGAGACGCGGAGCTTATGCGTCCGCTTTATGAATTTTTGGGATATTCCGTTGGGGTAATTGTCAGCGGAAATTATGACGATAATGATAGATTACAGCAATATTCTAGTGATATTGTCTATGGCACAAACAACGAATTTGGATTTGATTATTTGCGCGATAATATGAAATATGACTTCCATCAAAAAGTTCAAAAAACACATCACTTCGCAATCGTAGATGAGGTGGATTCTATTTTGATTGATGAGGCGCGCACTCCTTTGATTATTTCAGGTCCTGCCAATCGCACTTTAGATAATTATAAAGCAGCCAATGTTGTTGCACTGAAATTAGAAGAAGAAAAACATTATACTTTGGACGAAAAAAATCGCACGATTCTGCTTACCGAAGAAGGTGTCAATGAGGCGGAAAAACTCTTTGGTGTAGATAATTTATACAGCATTGAAAATGCGATTTTGGCGCACCATTTAGACCAAGCACTCAAGGCAAATAAGCTTTTTAAAAAGGATAAAGATTATGTTGTGCGGGAGGGTGAAGTCGTCATTGTAGATGAATTTACAGGAAGATTAAGTGAGGGGAGACGTTTTAGCGAAGGATTACACCAAGCCTTAGAAGCCAAAGAGGGAGTGCAAATCAAGGAAGAATCCCAAACGCTTGCCGATATTACTTATCAAAACTACTTCAGACTTTATGAAAAACTTGCCGGAATGACAGGAACAGCACAGACAGAAGCAAGCGAATTTCTACAAATTTATAATTTAGAAGTTGTCTCTATTCCGACAAATGTGCCCATTTTGCGTCAAGATTTAAACGATTTAATTTATAAAACAGAGGCAGAAAAATTTAAAGCATTGGTAGCAAAAATCATAGAACTCCACCAAAAAGGACAACCGATTCTTGTAGGGACAGCTTCCATAGAAAAAAGCGAAAAAATCCACGAATTGCTCCAAAAAGAGAGAATTCCGCATTCTGTGCTAAATGCCAAACAGCACGCTAAAGAAGCCGAAATCATCAAAGACGCGGGCAGAAAAGGGGCTGTAACAATCGCTACTAATATGGCTGGGCGTGGCGTAGATATTAAAATCAACGATGAAGTGCGCTCACTTGGCGGACTTTATATCATCGGAACAGAGAGGCACGAATCACGCAGGATTGACAATCAACTAAGAGGACGCAGTGGGCGACAAGGCGACCCGGGAACAAGCCAATTTTACCTAAGCCTTGAAGACCCATTATTAAGGATTTTCGGAAGTGATAAGATTAAAAATATTATGGACAAACTAGGATTAGATGAGGGCGAACACATAGAATCTCATCTCGTTACGCGTTCGGTTGAAAACGCACAGAAAAAAGTAGAAAGTATGCACTTTGAGGCAAGAAAACATTTACTAGAATACGATGATGTTGCAAACGAACAGAGAAAGGCAATCTATCGCGTCCGAGATGAAATGCTAGACCCCAACCACAATATTTCGCACAAAATCATTGAGAATCGCCAAGAAGCTATTGCAATGCTTTTACAAAAATGCGAAGTTTTTAGCGAGGAAGATGACTTAGGACTACTTTGTGCCCAAGCGCAAGAAGATTTTAATGCACTTTTAAATCAAGACTCTTTAAAAGAATATTACAAAATAAATCACAACTTTGAAGGCTATATTGAAGAAATTTTATCCCACGATTATGAAGAAAAAATGCAGATATTAGACGAAAAAACGCGTAATGAGATTGAAAAACTCGTCTATTTACAAACATTAGACAACTTGTGGCGCGAACATCTTTATGTAATGGACAATCTCAAAACAGGAATTGGGCTTCGTGGATATAACCAAAAAGACCCGCTTGTAGAATACAAAAAAGAAAGTTACAATCTTTTCTTAGAGCTTGCCGCACAGATTAAATACACTGCAATTAAAATGCTTCAAAAAGTGCAGTTAAAACCCGCAGTTAAAGAAAATGAAAAAGAAGCGGAATTAGCGCGTCAAAAACTAACCAATTCTACCGAAGGCGCAACTTTTGGTAATACAAAAACAAAACCGGTGCGCAATGAACCTTGCCCTTGCGGAAGCGGCAAAAAATATAAAGATTGTTGTGGCAAAAGCGGACCTAAAAGCGGCGCATTAGCAAAACATAAGGAATCCTAA
- the hemE gene encoding uroporphyrinogen decarboxylase, whose protein sequence is MIFVDACFKKKTPYTPVWFMRQAGRYLSEYKEVRKQAGDFLSLCRNPKLASEVTLQPVEILNVDAAILFSDILVVPLEMGMDLGFYAGEGPKFKKPIESQNDLERLSDEAYKRLNYVYDTISLTRQNLAKDRALIGFCGAPWTLATYMIEGEGSKTYAKSKKTLYSNPQFLHAILEKVTHNLKHYLESQIQAGVNAVMVFDSWASALEENAYLEFGWKYCKQIASFIKRKYPHIPVILFPKGISGYLDRIDGEFDVFGVDWSTPLGIAKEKLGHKYALQGNLEPCRIYNEDSMLEGAREILELMKDSAHIFNLGHGMLPDLPRENAINLVEFIHNYR, encoded by the coding sequence ATGATTTTTGTTGATGCGTGTTTTAAGAAAAAAACTCCTTATACACCTGTGTGGTTTATGCGTCAAGCCGGAAGATATTTGAGCGAATATAAAGAAGTGCGTAAGCAGGCAGGAGATTTTTTGAGTCTTTGTAGGAATCCGAAATTAGCAAGTGAAGTTACTTTGCAGCCTGTGGAGATTTTGAATGTAGATGCAGCGATTTTATTTAGTGATATTTTGGTTGTGCCATTAGAAATGGGAATGGATTTGGGATTTTATGCAGGAGAGGGACCGAAGTTTAAAAAACCAATAGAATCTCAAAACGATTTGGAAAGATTAAGCGATGAAGCATATAAAAGACTGAATTATGTGTATGATACAATTTCTCTAACGCGCCAAAATCTAGCTAAGGATAGGGCATTGATTGGATTTTGTGGTGCGCCTTGGACGCTTGCAACCTATATGATTGAGGGGGAGGGGAGCAAAACTTATGCGAAGTCTAAAAAAACTTTGTATTCCAATCCGCAATTTCTACACGCAATCCTTGAGAAAGTTACACACAATCTAAAACATTATTTAGAATCGCAAATTCAAGCAGGAGTGAATGCGGTGATGGTATTTGATTCGTGGGCAAGTGCGCTAGAAGAGAATGCGTATTTGGAGTTTGGTTGGAAATATTGTAAGCAAATTGCAAGTTTTATAAAACGCAAATACCCTCATATTCCTGTGATTTTATTCCCCAAAGGAATCTCTGGATATTTGGATAGGATAGACGGAGAATTTGATGTCTTTGGCGTGGATTGGAGCACACCGCTTGGAATTGCAAAAGAAAAATTAGGGCATAAATATGCTTTGCAAGGCAATTTAGAGCCGTGTAGAATCTATAATGAGGATTCTATGCTTGAGGGTGCGCGGGAGATTTTAGAACTAATGAAAGATTCTGCGCATATTTTTAATTTAGGACACGGAATGCTTCCGGATTTGCCGCGTGAGAATGCAATCAATCTTGTGGAGTTTATCCATAATTATCGCTAG
- a CDS encoding carbon starvation CstA family protein, whose amino-acid sequence MNKVLSMVIWAIVALIGAWGFGVLALHQGETISAVWIVVAAVCIYMIGYRFYSKYIAEKVLGLDDNRATPALTMNDGRDFCPTNKIVLFGHHFAAIAGAGPLVGPILAAQMGYLPSMIWIVVGVVLAGAVHDFTVLFVSMRRNGKSLGEIIKLELGKGVGSIAMIGILGIMMLIIAILALVVVNALAESPWGLFTIAMTIPIAIYMGIHMRFLRPGKIGEASIIGFVLLLLALFYGQEVAANPTLSAIFTLTPVTLTYIMIGYGFVAAILPVWFLLAPRDYLSTFLKIGVIVLMAAGILIVAPDIQFPSVTKFIDGTGPVFSGQLFPFLFITIACGAISGFHALISSGTTPKMLEKESHARMVGYGSMVMESAVAVMALIAACILTPGLYFSINVAPAGLGTAGITDVAQAAAVAAQTINNFGFVITPQEILDMAENIGEKSILSRTGGAPTFAIGLATIISEVPLFNQGSTAFWYHFAILFEALFILTAVDAGTRAGRFMVQDVLGNVYAPIGNIQSMFWGVIATLICVAGWGYILYQGITDPQGGVKSLWTLFGVSNQMLAGMALLLVISVLFKMGKGKQAWVVILPAAWVLISTLYAGILKLLPANGERVHDAVSHIALWQINSAKAAQATDPALAERFATIATNNLVNAGLCAFFMFVTCLILIQTIRICIKATKGEIDIPLAESPYEEASKYEGKVAAHG is encoded by the coding sequence ATGAATAAAGTTTTGAGTATGGTTATTTGGGCGATTGTAGCTCTTATTGGTGCTTGGGGCTTTGGTGTTTTAGCATTACATCAAGGCGAGACAATTTCTGCAGTATGGATTGTGGTAGCCGCAGTATGTATTTATATGATTGGTTACCGATTTTATTCAAAATACATTGCAGAAAAAGTTTTAGGCTTAGACGACAATCGCGCGACTCCTGCACTAACGATGAATGATGGACGTGATTTTTGTCCAACAAACAAAATCGTTTTGTTCGGACACCACTTTGCCGCTATTGCTGGTGCTGGTCCTCTTGTAGGTCCAATTTTAGCAGCTCAAATGGGATATTTGCCTAGTATGATTTGGATTGTAGTTGGTGTTGTGCTTGCTGGAGCAGTGCATGACTTTACGGTGCTTTTTGTTTCAATGCGCCGCAATGGTAAATCACTAGGTGAAATCATTAAACTAGAGTTGGGTAAGGGCGTTGGAAGTATTGCAATGATAGGGATTTTGGGCATTATGATGTTGATTATTGCGATTTTGGCACTTGTTGTGGTTAATGCTCTTGCAGAATCTCCTTGGGGATTATTCACGATTGCAATGACGATTCCAATCGCAATTTATATGGGAATTCATATGCGATTCTTGCGACCAGGTAAAATAGGTGAGGCTAGTATTATCGGTTTTGTATTATTATTGCTTGCGTTATTCTATGGACAAGAAGTTGCCGCAAATCCAACTTTATCCGCAATATTTACATTAACGCCTGTTACATTAACCTATATAATGATTGGTTATGGTTTTGTTGCAGCAATTCTCCCTGTATGGTTTTTGCTTGCTCCTCGTGATTATTTAAGCACATTCTTAAAAATCGGTGTGATTGTGCTAATGGCAGCAGGAATCTTGATTGTTGCACCAGATATTCAATTTCCAAGTGTTACGAAGTTTATTGATGGGACAGGACCAGTTTTTAGCGGACAGCTCTTTCCTTTTCTTTTTATTACCATTGCTTGTGGGGCAATTAGCGGATTCCACGCGCTAATTTCTAGCGGGACAACTCCAAAAATGCTAGAGAAAGAATCTCACGCAAGAATGGTGGGCTATGGTTCTATGGTTATGGAATCTGCAGTTGCAGTTATGGCATTGATTGCTGCGTGTATTTTAACTCCGGGATTGTATTTTTCTATCAATGTTGCTCCTGCAGGGCTTGGAACAGCAGGAATCACAGATGTAGCACAAGCAGCAGCAGTTGCAGCACAAACGATTAACAACTTTGGCTTTGTCATTACGCCACAAGAAATTTTAGATATGGCAGAAAATATTGGCGAAAAAAGTATCTTAAGTAGAACAGGAGGCGCACCAACTTTTGCAATTGGTTTGGCAACAATTATTTCGGAAGTTCCTTTGTTTAATCAAGGCTCTACCGCATTTTGGTATCACTTTGCGATTCTTTTTGAAGCATTGTTTATTTTAACTGCTGTTGATGCAGGAACGCGTGCGGGACGCTTTATGGTGCAAGATGTATTGGGCAATGTGTATGCTCCTATTGGAAATATTCAATCTATGTTTTGGGGTGTGATTGCAACTTTGATTTGCGTTGCGGGTTGGGGTTATATCCTTTATCAAGGAATCACTGACCCACAAGGTGGTGTAAAATCACTTTGGACACTCTTTGGAGTTTCTAATCAAATGTTGGCGGGAATGGCGTTATTGCTTGTAATTTCTGTGCTTTTTAAAATGGGCAAGGGAAAACAAGCGTGGGTTGTGATTCTACCTGCCGCTTGGGTTTTAATCTCTACGCTTTATGCAGGAATTTTAAAATTACTTCCAGCCAATGGCGAGAGAGTGCATGATGCTGTAAGTCATATTGCGCTTTGGCAAATCAATAGTGCAAAAGCAGCACAAGCAACAGACCCAGCTTTAGCTGAAAGATTTGCGACGATTGCGACAAATAACTTAGTAAATGCAGGACTTTGCGCATTCTTTATGTTTGTTACCTGCTTGATTTTAATTCAAACCATTCGCATTTGTATTAAAGCAACAAAAGGTGAAATAGATATTCCACTTGCGGAATCCCCTTATGAGGAGGCTAGTAAGTATGAAGGAAAAGTTGCCGCACACGGATAA
- a CDS encoding nitroreductase family protein codes for METKQIFKQIILERYSCRSFKDSTIDEKSLEYILEAGRLSPSSLGLEPWRFYVIQDKSQKLEISKIANHQEHVAHCGAILIITARLDFGEYFIPKLKGRNMPQDEIDKRIALYKPFIDGMNAEQKLHYAREQVFLALGNLANAASALGLGSCIIGGFDSCKLDEYLRLNTQKERSAILLVIGEKAQSEIPQKSRSPKEEVIKFL; via the coding sequence ATGGAAACAAAACAAATTTTCAAGCAAATTATCCTAGAGCGATATTCCTGTCGTTCTTTTAAAGATTCTACGATTGACGAAAAATCTCTAGAATACATCTTGGAAGCTGGGCGACTTTCTCCTAGCTCACTTGGACTAGAGCCGTGGCGTTTTTATGTCATTCAAGACAAAAGTCAAAAGCTAGAAATTTCTAAAATTGCAAATCATCAAGAGCATGTTGCGCATTGTGGGGCAATCCTCATCATCACTGCGCGTTTGGATTTCGGGGAATATTTTATACCCAAACTCAAAGGACGCAATATGCCACAAGACGAAATAGACAAAAGAATCGCACTTTATAAGCCTTTTATTGATGGAATGAATGCAGAACAAAAATTACATTATGCAAGAGAACAAGTCTTTTTGGCATTAGGGAATCTCGCAAATGCTGCAAGTGCTTTAGGGCTTGGTTCGTGTATCATTGGAGGATTTGATTCTTGCAAGCTAGACGAATATCTAAGATTAAATACCCAAAAGGAACGTAGCGCGATTCTACTTGTTATTGGTGAAAAAGCCCAAAGTGAAATTCCCCAAAAGTCGCGCAGTCCAAAAGAAGAAGTGATTAAATTCTTATAA
- the kcuS gene encoding KCU-star family selenoprotein, translated as MKGWLEANASSLIQIYRRSDRFFHLLVGMPSYDKYVEHMRQNHPDKIPKSQREFFKEAMEAKYGAGRNKC; from the coding sequence ATAAAAGGTTGGCTAGAAGCAAATGCTTCTAGCCTTATTCAAATATATCGGCGTTCAGATAGGTTTTTTCATTTGCTTGTGGGTATGCCAAGTTATGATAAATATGTGGAACATATGCGGCAAAATCACCCTGATAAGATTCCAAAATCTCAAAGGGAATTTTTCAAAGAAGCAATGGAAGCCAAATATGGCGCAGGAAGAAATAAATGCTGA